Proteins co-encoded in one Flavobacterium sp. M31R6 genomic window:
- a CDS encoding aminopeptidase encodes MNSNTLTVDQEITFYNQTNDTLTSIVLNDWNNAFSDRESPLGKRFSDEFYNKFHMALAEDRGGTVNLIIEDNDKNVFTWERTKKNPDYIEVLLHHTLAPNQKVKLHLTYISMIPSNKFTKYGHFEKYGMHLKNWFLTPVRYENHQFIKYSNESLDDIANGVSDFDVDLKITNKNAVTTDLTVNNFTATEQETNVNLSGKNRTDFDLIIEKESSYRSYKIGAFEVMTNLSSGRFDDSLKTAIIKRVVDFANTQIGQYPFGKIIVSEEDYEKNPFYGLNQLPKFMRPFHSDFLFEIKFLKTYLNNFLKNSLLLDSRKDNWIYDGIQIFTMMNYIEQYHPDSKMMGSASKFFLFRGFKMAQTDFNDQYSYYYMLMARKNLDQALNEPKNTLIKFNVQIANKYKAGLSLQYLNDYLRNDLVLSGIQQFYKLNKEVQTNRDDFENILKSKAPKNIDWFFKYIIDSRVPIDYKFGDFSKTKDSIIFTVKNKGVPLVPMPVFGIKNKQIIFKKWIETNEIDTTLIFERKGIDKLVLNYNNEVPEFNLRNNWKSLYPFSLNRPLKLTFFEDLEDPHRSQLFYVPTLFYNKYDGFAPGISFYNYSFFDKPFMFSLNPMYSINTKSIVGSYQLILNHYLRESRLYNMRYSLNGSYYHYAEDAAYLKLYPSLSLYFREPRYRDNRKQAIFVKYNIIYKEPSAVVIDSTDNYSILNLKYSNIKTEVASHVKFLTDVQFSGYFGKISAEMEYRKLFNDNRYFNVRAFAGTFLYNTNNTQNYNFGVSRVNDYLFDYPLYARSDETGILSQQYVMGQGGLKSFVNPSESNQWLVTTNLSYSLLWNWVDAYADFGFVKNKGFHNNFVYDSGIRLNLVQDYFELFFPVYSSNGFEPSQKNYGEKIRFIFIFNPKSLINLFTRKWF; translated from the coding sequence ATGAATTCTAATACCCTGACAGTTGATCAAGAAATTACCTTTTATAACCAGACTAATGATACTTTAACCTCTATAGTGTTGAATGATTGGAACAATGCTTTTTCAGATAGAGAGAGCCCATTGGGGAAACGTTTTTCGGACGAGTTCTACAATAAGTTTCACATGGCGCTAGCAGAAGATCGTGGAGGAACCGTTAATTTAATTATCGAGGATAACGATAAAAATGTTTTTACATGGGAAAGAACCAAAAAAAATCCTGATTATATTGAGGTTTTACTACATCATACATTGGCTCCAAACCAAAAAGTAAAATTGCATCTTACTTATATTTCCATGATTCCAAGCAACAAATTTACCAAATATGGTCATTTTGAAAAATATGGCATGCATCTCAAAAACTGGTTCCTTACCCCTGTCCGTTATGAAAATCATCAATTTATAAAATACAGTAATGAAAGCCTTGACGATATTGCTAATGGAGTTTCGGATTTTGATGTTGATTTGAAAATTACCAATAAAAACGCAGTAACAACGGATTTAACTGTTAACAATTTCACTGCAACCGAACAAGAAACCAATGTCAATCTTTCAGGTAAAAACAGAACCGATTTTGATTTAATTATTGAAAAAGAATCGAGTTACAGAAGTTATAAAATTGGCGCTTTTGAAGTCATGACCAATTTAAGTTCGGGAAGATTTGATGACTCATTGAAAACAGCAATCATCAAGCGAGTGGTTGATTTTGCCAATACTCAAATTGGACAATATCCTTTTGGGAAAATCATCGTTTCTGAGGAAGATTATGAAAAAAATCCGTTTTATGGTCTGAATCAGTTGCCAAAATTTATGCGCCCTTTTCATTCTGATTTTTTATTCGAAATAAAATTTTTAAAAACCTATTTGAATAATTTTCTCAAGAATAGTTTGCTGTTGGATTCCAGAAAAGACAATTGGATTTATGATGGCATTCAGATATTTACCATGATGAATTATATTGAACAATATCATCCTGACAGCAAGATGATGGGATCGGCTTCCAAGTTCTTTCTATTCAGGGGATTCAAAATGGCGCAAACTGATTTTAATGATCAATACAGCTACTATTACATGTTGATGGCACGTAAAAATCTCGATCAAGCACTTAATGAGCCAAAAAATACGTTGATAAAATTCAATGTGCAAATTGCGAACAAATACAAAGCTGGTTTGAGCCTACAATATCTAAACGATTACCTTAGAAATGATTTGGTTTTGTCCGGAATTCAGCAATTCTACAAACTTAATAAAGAGGTACAAACGAACAGGGATGATTTTGAAAACATATTGAAATCAAAAGCGCCAAAAAATATTGACTGGTTTTTTAAATATATTATTGATAGTCGAGTACCTATTGACTATAAATTTGGAGATTTTTCCAAAACAAAAGACAGCATCATTTTTACTGTAAAAAACAAAGGAGTTCCATTGGTTCCAATGCCTGTATTTGGTATCAAAAACAAACAAATTATTTTTAAAAAATGGATCGAAACCAATGAAATAGATACTACACTCATTTTTGAGAGAAAAGGCATTGATAAACTGGTATTGAATTATAATAACGAAGTACCTGAGTTTAATTTGAGAAACAATTGGAAATCATTGTATCCATTTTCACTAAACCGTCCATTGAAACTTACTTTTTTTGAGGATTTAGAAGATCCGCATCGTTCCCAATTATTTTATGTACCTACACTATTTTATAATAAATATGATGGGTTTGCACCTGGTATCAGTTTTTACAACTATAGTTTCTTTGACAAACCGTTCATGTTTTCCTTAAATCCGATGTACTCCATCAATACCAAATCAATTGTGGGCAGTTATCAATTAATCCTAAATCATTATTTAAGAGAAAGTAGACTATATAATATGCGCTATTCTTTGAATGGTTCTTATTATCATTATGCCGAGGATGCCGCTTATTTAAAATTGTATCCAAGTTTGTCATTATACTTTCGGGAACCTAGGTACAGAGATAATAGAAAACAGGCCATATTTGTAAAATACAATATCATTTACAAAGAACCATCTGCTGTTGTGATTGATAGTACAGATAATTATTCCATTTTGAACCTTAAATATTCCAATATAAAAACGGAGGTTGCCAGCCATGTTAAATTCTTGACCGATGTACAGTTTTCAGGTTATTTTGGTAAAATATCAGCTGAAATGGAATATCGTAAGTTGTTTAATGATAATCGTTATTTTAATGTTCGTGCATTTGCTGGTACTTTTTTATACAACACGAACAACACCCAAAACTATAATTTTGGAGTTTCCAGAGTTAATGATTATTTGTTTGATTATCCTCTTTATGCACGATCTGATGAAACTGGAATATTAAGCCAGCAATACGTTATGGGCCAAGGAGGACTTAAATCGTTCGTTAATCCTTCGGAATCCAATCAATGGCTGGTAACAACAAATTTGAGTTATAGTCTATTATGGAATTGGGTAGATGCGTATGCTGATTTTGGTTTTGTAAAAAATAAAGGGTTTCATAATAACTTTGTTTATGATAGTGGAATACGGCTAAATTTGGTTCAAGATTACTTCGAATTATTCTTTCCTGTGTATTCTTCGAATGGATTTGAACCAAGCCAAAAAAATTACGGTGAAAAAATACGATTTATCTTTATTTTTAATCCAAAATCATTAATTAATCTTTTTACCCGAAAATGGTTTTAA
- a CDS encoding TIGR00730 family Rossman fold protein yields the protein MRLEDFDNDEDRVIQDKLKRKTWNEIKTNDSWAIFKIMAEFVNGYDSMSRIGPCVTIFGSARIKPEDHYYLLAEKIAFKISKAGYGVITGGGPGIMEAGNKGAHLGGGTSVGLNIELPFEQHFNPYIDRDKNLNFDYFFVRKVMFVKYSQGFVVMPGGFGTLDELFEAITLIQTKKIGKFPIILVGTAFWSGLIDWIKTVLIEREHTISPDDLNLFKIVDTEDEVVAVLDNFYKKYDLSPNF from the coding sequence ATGAGATTAGAAGATTTTGACAACGACGAAGACAGAGTAATCCAAGATAAATTAAAGCGTAAAACTTGGAATGAGATAAAAACAAACGATAGTTGGGCCATTTTTAAAATCATGGCAGAGTTTGTAAACGGATATGATTCGATGAGTCGTATTGGACCCTGTGTGACTATTTTTGGTTCGGCGAGGATAAAACCGGAGGATCATTATTATTTACTGGCTGAAAAAATTGCTTTCAAAATCAGTAAGGCGGGTTATGGCGTGATTACGGGCGGTGGTCCCGGAATTATGGAAGCTGGAAACAAGGGCGCGCATTTGGGTGGAGGAACTTCGGTGGGGCTTAACATTGAATTGCCTTTCGAACAGCATTTTAACCCTTATATTGATAGAGACAAAAACTTGAATTTTGATTATTTCTTTGTTCGAAAAGTAATGTTTGTAAAATATTCGCAAGGATTTGTGGTGATGCCAGGAGGATTTGGAACTTTGGACGAATTATTTGAGGCGATTACCCTAATTCAGACCAAAAAAATAGGCAAATTCCCGATTATATTGGTTGGAACTGCATTTTGGTCTGGTTTGATTGATTGGATAAAAACAGTACTGATAGAAAGAGAACACACGATAAGTCCAGATGATTTGAATCTCTTTAAAATAGTAGATACCGAAGATGAAGTAGTCGCGGTACTGGATAATTTCTATAAAAAGTACGATTTAAGTCCTAATTTTTAA
- a CDS encoding endonuclease domain-containing protein codes for MENNREITAYIDKHPIYRNFIEDLPYNIKLKARARALRKAGVLSEVIFWMQVHKAKFWKIDFDRQRIIGNFIVDFYVKTLGLVIEIDGSSHDNKEEYDQKREDYLVSLGLKVYRISDLRVKHDLNNVMIELEKYIIEEFG; via the coding sequence ATGGAAAACAATAGAGAAATTACAGCTTATATAGACAAGCATCCTATCTATAGGAATTTCATCGAAGATTTACCCTATAACATAAAATTAAAAGCGCGAGCCCGAGCATTGCGTAAAGCAGGTGTACTGTCAGAAGTTATTTTTTGGATGCAAGTTCACAAAGCAAAATTTTGGAAAATAGATTTCGACCGACAAAGAATCATAGGGAATTTTATTGTAGATTTTTATGTAAAAACCTTAGGCTTAGTAATCGAAATTGACGGTTCGAGCCATGATAACAAAGAAGAGTACGACCAAAAGAGAGAAGATTATCTCGTTTCTTTAGGGTTAAAAGTTTATAGAATCTCTGATTTAAGAGTAAAACATGATTTGAATAATGTAATGATTGAACTAGAAAAATATATTATTGAGGAATTTGGATGA